One window of the Bernardetia sp. genome contains the following:
- a CDS encoding peptide MFS transporter gives MATEGIPAKPQKDPFEGELQEMFGHPKGLFYLFFAELWERFSFYGMRALLTLYMTDVLFNGLPNGEELSIVVYAAYGSLVYATPFIGGMVADKLIGYRKAIMLGGILMTLGHFVLAIENTYAFYIALALIIVGNGFFKPNISSFVGSLYKEGDARRDGGFTIFYMGINIGAAAAPIFCGWLADAFGWHWGFGAAGVGMLAGLIFFWDGMRKGVFGNEGHPPNGKGTLAKTAESVVYVLAFMSVPIFTFLVWENQYVSWILYGALAVSIAYVVYIMTIVSKEEVQRVLVVCILTFFITVFWSFFEQSGSSLTLFAKNSVDLVLMNAAQTNSINAIFIIIFAIPFSMMWIWLSKKKMNPYTPIKFALGIAQLGLGFLIFAISIRFANESALVPMIFLVLGYLLMTTGELFISPVGLSKVTELTPKQFVGFMMGVWFLSSAFAHHIAGIIATFTAGNGGDGQQTATEPTFIDGLVEMVTGVAPEQAANFTEGMEKLYTYSTVFSQVGFAAIGFAILALILSPLMIKWSNGIR, from the coding sequence ATGGCAACAGAAGGAATACCAGCCAAACCACAAAAAGACCCTTTTGAGGGAGAGTTACAAGAAATGTTTGGACACCCCAAAGGACTTTTTTACTTATTCTTTGCAGAGCTTTGGGAACGCTTTAGTTTTTATGGAATGCGTGCTTTGCTAACACTTTATATGACTGATGTCCTTTTCAATGGACTTCCCAATGGTGAGGAACTTTCGATTGTAGTTTATGCTGCGTATGGTTCTTTAGTGTATGCGACTCCTTTTATAGGTGGTATGGTTGCTGATAAGTTAATAGGATATAGAAAAGCAATTATGTTAGGAGGAATTTTGATGACTTTAGGGCATTTTGTTTTGGCAATAGAAAATACATATGCTTTTTATATCGCACTTGCTTTAATAATTGTTGGAAACGGATTTTTCAAGCCAAATATTTCTTCTTTCGTTGGTTCTCTTTATAAAGAAGGAGATGCTCGCCGTGATGGAGGTTTTACTATTTTTTACATGGGAATCAACATTGGTGCTGCTGCTGCTCCTATCTTTTGTGGTTGGTTGGCTGATGCTTTTGGTTGGCACTGGGGATTTGGTGCAGCAGGTGTAGGAATGCTTGCAGGACTTATATTCTTTTGGGATGGAATGCGTAAAGGTGTTTTTGGAAATGAAGGTCATCCTCCAAATGGAAAAGGAACTCTAGCAAAAACAGCAGAATCTGTTGTATATGTATTAGCATTTATGTCTGTTCCAATATTTACATTTTTAGTATGGGAAAATCAGTATGTTTCTTGGATTTTGTATGGTGCTTTAGCTGTTTCTATTGCTTATGTAGTTTATATCATGACAATCGTCTCAAAAGAAGAAGTCCAAAGAGTTCTTGTAGTTTGTATTCTTACTTTTTTCATTACGGTTTTTTGGTCTTTCTTTGAGCAGAGTGGTAGCTCCCTCACACTTTTTGCTAAAAATAGTGTAGATTTAGTTTTGATGAATGCTGCACAAACCAATTCTATTAATGCTATTTTTATCATAATATTTGCTATTCCTTTTTCTATGATGTGGATATGGCTTTCTAAAAAGAAAATGAACCCATACACACCAATAAAATTTGCTTTAGGTATTGCTCAACTTGGTTTAGGATTCTTGATTTTTGCTATTTCTATTCGTTTTGCTAATGAATCTGCATTAGTGCCAATGATATTTTTAGTATTAGGTTATTTACTAATGACAACAGGAGAATTATTTATCTCTCCAGTAGGACTTTCTAAAGTAACAGAACTTACTCCAAAACAATTTGTAGGCTTTATGATGGGGGTTTGGTTCTTATCTTCTGCTTTTGCTCATCATATTGCTGGAATCATTGCTACATTTACAGCAGGTAATGGAGGTGATGGACAACAAACAGCCACAGAACCTACTTTCATAGATGGCTTGGTAGAAATGGTTACAGGAGTAGCTCCAGAACAAGCAGCCAATTTTACAGAAGGAATGGAAAAACTCTATACATATTCTACTGTATTCTCACAAGTAGGATTTGCAGCAATTGGTTTTGCTATTTTGGCTCTTATTCTTTCTCCATTAATGATAAAATGGTCTAACGGAATTAGATAA